From Dethiosulfovibrio faecalis, the proteins below share one genomic window:
- a CDS encoding tripartite tricarboxylate transporter permease, which yields MDAVFANLALGFQTALTATNVLWVFIGGFLGTIMGMLPGLGPATGVAILIPITYGMNPTTALITMCAVYYGAMFGGSRASIMINTPGDASAIVSCFDGYPMTKNGQAGSALAISAIASFIGGTIGMILLVFLTGPIASYAFKFGPVEMFSLLMFALTATVTLSEGSILKGFIAVAIGFMISTIGIDPQTGINRFTLGVEPLQDGVDFLVVMIGLYAVCEVFKNIKDVNVQHKIDSKTIGKVWVSWPDFKKCLMPMLRNSPLGFFIGVLPGMGGTIATFMSYAMEKSLSKTPERFGKGAIEGLAAPEAANNSCSCGAMVPLLTLGIPGSGTTAVMLGALMLLGVRPGPILFAQYPEIAWGVIASLIVGNIALLVINLPLAIPLVQLLRIPQRIMLPLILGMGFMGAYFLNYSAFDFVLVTVFALGGYMFSKLGIPIPPLVLALILGSSTEQYFRNAMTIANSDLAIFIEKPISAVLLSMAAISFCYALYKRRKVAAE from the coding sequence ATGGACGCTGTTTTCGCAAATTTGGCTCTAGGATTTCAAACGGCTCTCACTGCGACCAACGTACTGTGGGTCTTCATCGGAGGATTTCTCGGCACCATAATGGGAATGCTGCCTGGACTGGGCCCCGCAACCGGGGTGGCCATACTGATACCTATAACATACGGGATGAACCCCACCACCGCCCTTATAACGATGTGCGCCGTCTACTACGGCGCGATGTTCGGAGGTTCCAGAGCCTCCATAATGATCAACACACCCGGAGACGCCTCCGCCATAGTCAGCTGTTTCGACGGATACCCGATGACGAAAAACGGCCAGGCAGGATCGGCCCTCGCCATATCCGCCATCGCCTCCTTCATCGGAGGAACCATCGGAATGATCCTGCTGGTGTTCCTGACGGGACCCATAGCCAGCTACGCCTTCAAGTTCGGTCCGGTGGAGATGTTCTCCCTGCTTATGTTCGCCCTGACCGCCACTGTCACCCTCTCGGAGGGCAGTATTCTCAAGGGATTCATCGCCGTGGCCATAGGCTTCATGATATCCACTATAGGGATAGACCCCCAGACGGGGATCAACCGCTTTACCCTCGGAGTTGAGCCCCTTCAGGACGGAGTGGATTTTCTGGTCGTCATGATAGGCCTTTACGCAGTATGCGAGGTATTCAAGAACATAAAGGACGTAAACGTACAGCATAAGATAGACTCCAAGACCATAGGCAAGGTATGGGTTTCCTGGCCGGACTTCAAGAAATGTCTCATGCCCATGCTCAGGAACTCGCCTCTGGGCTTCTTCATAGGCGTATTACCCGGAATGGGAGGAACTATAGCCACCTTCATGTCCTACGCCATGGAGAAATCGCTCAGCAAGACTCCCGAAAGATTCGGCAAAGGCGCCATCGAGGGACTAGCCGCTCCCGAGGCGGCCAATAACTCCTGCTCCTGCGGAGCCATGGTTCCCCTGCTCACACTGGGTATCCCCGGATCGGGGACGACTGCGGTCATGCTGGGAGCACTGATGTTATTGGGAGTTCGCCCCGGGCCTATTCTCTTCGCCCAGTACCCCGAGATAGCCTGGGGGGTCATAGCCTCTCTGATCGTCGGGAACATAGCTCTGCTGGTGATAAACCTGCCTCTGGCCATCCCGCTGGTCCAGCTTCTCAGGATACCTCAGAGGATCATGCTTCCTCTCATTCTGGGAATGGGATTCATGGGAGCCTATTTCCTGAACTACAGCGCCTTCGACTTCGTCCTGGTAACGGTGTTCGCCCTGGGAGGCTATATGTTCAGTAAACTGGGAATTCCTATACCGCCTCTGGTTCTGGCTCTGATACTTGGAAGCTCGACGGAACAGTATTTCAGAAACGCCATGACCATAGCCAACAGCGACCTGGCTATCTTCATCGAGAAACCCATCTCCGCCGTATTGCTCTCCATGGCCGCCATATCCTTCTGCTACGCTCTCTACAAAAGACGAAAGGTGGCGGCTGAATAG
- a CDS encoding GntR family transcriptional regulator — MPLLSKAKEIKIKPVREIVYEHIRQAIVGGELEPGTRFTDGEIATEFNISRTPVREAIQKLETEGLIERVPMKGNVVKGLLPKDVAQIFALRKALECLAVRYVAVNATEEELCRIRATLDQAKTYMNTLQGDALADAYVLIVARYNKAMFEASHAPRVVDLIWSHREMLDRYRVVRIVIAKRLHESYSTREQMYGYFADRKPDDAAILWASHIDRSYRIWTEVIGCSEDIGPHDYM, encoded by the coding sequence ATGCCATTACTTTCTAAAGCTAAGGAAATAAAGATCAAGCCGGTAAGGGAAATCGTCTACGAACACATCAGACAGGCCATCGTAGGCGGCGAACTTGAACCGGGCACTAGGTTCACCGATGGAGAGATCGCAACCGAGTTCAACATCAGCAGGACTCCCGTCAGAGAGGCTATTCAAAAACTGGAGACCGAGGGCCTGATAGAGAGGGTTCCCATGAAGGGCAACGTGGTAAAGGGCCTGCTCCCCAAGGACGTGGCTCAGATATTCGCCTTGAGAAAGGCGCTGGAATGTCTGGCGGTACGTTATGTGGCGGTCAACGCCACGGAGGAGGAACTCTGCCGAATAAGGGCCACCCTGGATCAGGCAAAGACCTATATGAACACCCTACAGGGGGACGCCCTGGCGGACGCATACGTCCTCATAGTGGCGAGGTATAACAAGGCCATGTTCGAGGCATCCCACGCTCCCAGGGTGGTGGACCTCATATGGAGCCACCGTGAGATGCTGGACCGGTACAGAGTCGTAAGGATCGTCATAGCAAAGAGACTCCACGAGAGCTACAGCACGAGAGAACAGATGTACGGCTATTTCGCGGACAGGAAACCCGACGACGCGGCGATCCTCTGGGCAAGCCATATAGACAGATCCTACAGGATATGGACCGAGGTTATAGGATGCTCCGAGGACATAGGACCGCACGACTATATGTGA
- a CDS encoding tripartite tricarboxylate transporter TctB family protein, producing MTKNMISGLLSVVLGLAYIYGATLIPEVKAGDEIGPRLFPYIIGISAVICGGLLTLAELRKKEREPFSFGFVTERPIWIKIFAIIVLGIFYGETLDYLGYVIGTILFMVLVGSILNKGRLVQNAIIAVSFSCVCYGVFSIALKLSLPRGLLSFLPF from the coding sequence ATGACGAAAAACATGATCTCCGGACTTCTCTCCGTCGTCCTGGGCTTGGCCTATATCTACGGGGCCACCCTGATTCCGGAGGTAAAAGCGGGAGACGAGATAGGACCAAGGCTTTTCCCCTACATAATAGGAATCTCTGCCGTGATATGCGGAGGTTTGCTGACCCTGGCGGAACTACGAAAGAAGGAGAGGGAGCCGTTTTCCTTCGGTTTCGTGACGGAAAGACCCATATGGATCAAGATATTCGCCATCATAGTCCTGGGGATATTCTACGGAGAGACTCTGGACTATCTGGGCTACGTCATAGGGACGATCCTCTTCATGGTTCTAGTGGGATCGATCCTTAACAAAGGACGGCTCGTTCAAAACGCAATCATAGCCGTTTCCTTTTCCTGCGTGTGTTACGGAGTGTTCTCCATAGCCCTGAAGCTGAGCCTACCCAGAGGGCTGCTGAGCTTCCTGCCCTTCTAG
- a CDS encoding Bug family tripartite tricarboxylate transporter substrate binding protein codes for MKKLFVLFCATLLVVASSGSALADWSPKRPIELIAPAGPGGGWDLLCRTIQKTLKEEKLVDRPVLVTNKPGGGGATGWNYLKGKEGKGEYIAATSTLLILNNLFGKSPLSYKDFTVLANLQAEWIAVAVAKDAPWTNGKELFEAIDADPDGMVIGVGPALGNDDHISFLMLAQKYGVDPQKIKFVVYPKTAAEQIPALMGGHVKAITIGLAEVMEQHKADNLRIIGISSKERLESLPNVKPWVEQGVDMVFPHWRGIIAAPGLSEEQIAYWQGTIEKMIETPTWKDQLEKLEWAPFYENPAEFAASLADQTENFQSTLKRVGLIK; via the coding sequence ATGAAAAAGCTTTTCGTATTGTTCTGCGCAACTCTGTTGGTCGTAGCCTCTTCCGGCTCGGCCCTGGCCGACTGGTCTCCCAAAAGACCTATCGAGCTCATCGCACCGGCCGGTCCCGGAGGTGGTTGGGACCTGCTATGCCGCACCATACAGAAGACCCTTAAAGAGGAAAAACTGGTCGATCGCCCCGTGCTCGTCACCAACAAACCCGGTGGAGGCGGAGCTACCGGATGGAACTACCTCAAGGGCAAGGAAGGCAAGGGCGAGTATATAGCGGCGACCTCCACCCTTCTCATACTGAACAATCTGTTCGGGAAGAGTCCTCTCTCCTACAAGGACTTCACCGTCCTCGCCAACCTTCAAGCCGAGTGGATCGCCGTAGCTGTGGCCAAGGACGCTCCCTGGACCAACGGCAAAGAGCTTTTCGAGGCTATCGACGCCGATCCGGACGGCATGGTCATAGGGGTTGGACCGGCTCTCGGAAACGACGACCACATATCCTTCCTCATGCTGGCACAGAAATACGGCGTAGATCCCCAGAAGATCAAGTTCGTCGTCTATCCCAAGACCGCCGCTGAGCAGATCCCCGCTCTCATGGGCGGGCACGTCAAGGCCATCACCATCGGCCTGGCCGAGGTTATGGAGCAGCACAAGGCCGACAACCTGAGGATAATCGGCATCAGCTCAAAAGAGCGTCTCGAGTCCCTCCCGAACGTAAAACCCTGGGTTGAGCAGGGAGTCGATATGGTATTCCCCCACTGGAGGGGCATCATCGCCGCCCCCGGGCTGAGCGAGGAGCAGATCGCCTATTGGCAGGGGACCATAGAGAAGATGATAGAGACCCCCACCTGGAAGGATCAGCTCGAAAAACTGGAGTGGGCCCCCTTCTACGAGAACCCCGCGGAGTTCGCCGCATCCCTTGCAGACCAGACCGAAAACTTCCAGTCTACCCTCAAGAGGGTCGGACTCATCAAGTAG
- a CDS encoding HpcH/HpaI aldolase/citrate lyase family protein yields MITTTRRRPRRSLLYVPGNNPAMVQNCSVYGADGVLLDLEDAVAVTEKDAARHLVSQALVDLPFDGVEKVVRVNGRDTRFFEDDLKAIVPAGPDSIRLPKTESPEDVIKADRIISELERKNDIPVGSIEIHAMLETALALINAYSIATSSPRVTALTLGGQDLAADLGIARSREGIELLYARSHVILAAKAAGKEALDTVFTDVNDQEGLEAECRLAVQLGFSGKAAIHPSQIGTIHRAYRPDENKLMKAIRVVKAAKDAEAKGLGVIAVDGKMVDAPVVAQANRTIELAKLSGMEVSL; encoded by the coding sequence ATGATCACGACAACGAGAAGAAGACCTCGTCGCTCTCTTCTCTACGTGCCGGGCAACAATCCGGCGATGGTACAGAACTGCAGCGTATACGGAGCCGACGGGGTACTGCTTGATCTGGAGGACGCCGTCGCCGTTACCGAGAAGGACGCGGCCAGACATCTGGTCTCCCAGGCCCTTGTGGACCTTCCCTTCGACGGAGTGGAAAAGGTCGTCAGGGTAAACGGCAGAGACACCCGATTTTTCGAGGACGACCTCAAGGCCATAGTCCCTGCCGGACCGGACAGCATAAGGCTACCGAAGACGGAATCCCCCGAGGACGTCATCAAGGCGGACCGCATAATCTCCGAGCTGGAGAGGAAAAACGATATACCGGTGGGATCGATAGAGATCCACGCAATGCTGGAGACCGCCTTGGCCCTCATCAACGCCTACTCCATAGCGACGTCGTCTCCCAGAGTCACGGCTCTTACCCTGGGCGGACAGGACCTGGCGGCTGACCTGGGGATAGCCCGATCCAGAGAGGGGATCGAGCTGCTATACGCCAGGAGCCACGTCATACTGGCCGCGAAAGCGGCGGGTAAGGAGGCTTTGGACACGGTCTTCACCGACGTAAACGATCAGGAAGGTCTGGAGGCCGAATGCCGTCTGGCGGTACAGCTGGGGTTCTCCGGCAAGGCCGCCATTCATCCGTCCCAGATAGGGACGATACACAGGGCCTATAGACCGGACGAAAACAAACTCATGAAGGCAATAAGGGTAGTCAAGGCAGCTAAAGACGCCGAGGCGAAGGGACTGGGAGTCATCGCGGTGGACGGCAAGATGGTGGACGCTCCGGTGGTGGCTCAGGCCAACAGGACCATCGAGCTGGCCAAGCTCTCCGGGATGGAGGTATCGCTTTGA